A single window of Huiozyma naganishii CBS 8797 chromosome 10, complete genome DNA harbors:
- the GPI18 gene encoding GPI-anchor transamidase GPI18 (similar to Saccharomyces cerevisiae GPI18 (YBR004C); ancestral locus Anc_3.201), which yields MAVRWGDTSLPYVKLAGTFVLFRFSQYALVIATPSKPFDDSTSILLNNLVHDPIVTSSWWNTTLWNKLLHWDAVFFIKHMVTIGDGATNYEHEFAFSKFWAWCVQQLIPIQSQTDFYYILKTAVLVTNLLHLFSVLILYELTRTVFGKNDRFNFRVALLFIFSSGAGFFTTFYSEPLSFFLAFLGLWFREEALQTKGPYKVDWTDWPLYTVGTTLCFTLATVNRSNCILLGIFYLYDCYRMIRHRLLLKVVFFPLLSGFLMLLGVLCQWYYVPYLQFCPERGEWCDTSVWWVFTRQSMYAYIQSEYWGVGFLKYWTVNNLPNFLFAVPSVVILAKAVRFYGFQRGDPIAQSLRPYCIVTVMLLFVICFCAHVQIINRVVTFLPIHLWYICDQLERDRTHALKDGVPVQEDKLLKWYVYWLMFWIPVQTVLFASFLPPA from the coding sequence ATGGCTGTGCGATGGGGCGATACTTCTCTACCGTACGTTAAATTGGCAGGAACGTTTGTCTTGTTCCGCTTTTCACAGTATGCGTTGGTAATTGCGACCCCGAGTAAACCATTCGATGACTCTACCTCTATTCTATTGAACAATCTGGTCCACGACCCAATCGTTACTAGCAGCTGGTGGAATACCACTCTTTGGAATAAACTGCTGCATTGGGATGCTGTATTTTTCATTAAGCACATGGTAACCATTGGCGATGGTGCTACCAATTACGAACACGAATTTGCGTTCTCGAAATTCTGGGCTTGGTGTGTGCAACAACTGATCCCAATACAAAGTCAAACAGATTTTTAttacattttgaagacTGCTGTATTAGTGACCAATCTACTACATCtattttctgttttgatACTATACGAATTGACAAGGACCGTCTTTGGTAAAAATGACCGGTTCAACTTTAGAGTGGCTCTACTGTTCATATTTTCTAGCGGTGCTGGATTCTTTACCACATTTTACTCGGAACCCTTGTCGTTCTTCCTAGCGTTCCTCGGGTTATGGTTCCGTGAGGAGGCTTTACAAACAAAGGGTCCTTACAAAGTCGATTGGACTGATTGGCCATTGTACACAGTGGGGACCACTCTATGTTTCACACTGGCTACAGTTAACAGATCGAACTGTATTTTATTGGGTATTTTCTACCTGTATGACTGCTACAGGATGATTAGACACAGGCTCTTACTCAAAGTGGTATTTTTCCCACTTCTTAGCGGCTTCTTAATGCTACTTGGGGTTTTATGTCAGTGGTACTACGTGCCCTATCTACAGTTCTGTCCCGAAAGGGGCGAATGGTGTGACACCTCTGTGTGGTGGGTATTCACGAGACAGTCAATGTACGCTTACATCCAGTCTGAATACTGGGGGGTTGgttttttgaaatattgGACTGTGAACAACTTGCccaatttcttgtttgcgGTACCGAGCGTCGTTATATTGGCGAAGGCAGTAAGATTCTACGGGTTCCAAAGGGGGGACCCCATAGCACAGTCGCTGAGACCCTACTGCATTGTGACCGTGATGTTATTGTTTGTGATATGTTTCTGCGCTCACGTCCAAATTATAAACAGGGTGGTCACTTTCCTTCCGATACATCTATGGTACATCTGTGACCAATTGGAGAGGGACAGAACGCacgctttgaaggatgGTGTTCCGGTCCAGGAGGATAAATTATTGAAATGGTACGTATACTGGTTGATGTTTTGGATCCCCGTACAAACTGTCTTATTCGCATCATTTCTGCCGCCGGCCTAA
- the YRB1 gene encoding Ran GTPase-binding protein YRB1 (similar to Saccharomyces cerevisiae YRB1 (YDR002W); ancestral locus Anc_3.204) codes for MSDTTKPAATTPAAPAASDDKAAAPQPPSSAVFSMFGGKKAETKKDDGDVKDDKDEDKEKKEEGEGDEEPDVHFEPVVHLEKVDVKTMEEDEDVLFKVRAKLFKFDSENKEWKERGTGDCKFLKNKETGKVRLLMRRDKTLKVCANHIIAPEYTLKPNIGSDRSWVYSCTADVAEGPAEAFTFAIRFGNKENADKFKEEFEKAQELNK; via the coding sequence ATGTCTGACACTACTAAACCCGCTGCTACTACCCCTGCTGCCCCAGCTGCCTCCGATGACAAGGCTGCTGCACCACAGCCGCCAAGTTCTGCTGTCTTCTCCATGTTCGGTGGTAAGAAGGCTGAGACCAAGAAGGATGACGGTGATGTGAAGGATGATAAGGATGAAgacaaggagaagaaggaggaagggGAAGGCGATGAGGAACCAGATGTTCATTTTGAGCCAGTGGTACACTTGGAGAAAGTAGACGTTAAGACCatggaggaggacgaggatgttttgttcaaagttaGGGCaaagttgttcaagtttgacTCTGAAAATAAAGAATGGAAAGAACGTGGTACTGGGGACTGtaagttcttgaagaataAAGAAACTGGGAAAGTGAGACTGTTGATGAGAAGAGacaagactttgaaagtttgcGCTAACCATATCATTGCACCTGagtacactttgaaaccaaaCATCGGTTCTGACAGATCTTGGGTCTACAGTTGCACAGCAGATGTCGCAGAGGGGCCAGCTGAAGCATTCACTTTCGCTATCAGATTTGGTAACAAAGAAAACGCggacaaattcaaagaggaaTTCGAAAAGGCTcaagaattgaacaaataG
- the KNAG0J01120 gene encoding alpha,alpha-trehalase (similar to Saccharomyces cerevisiae NTH2 (YBR001C) and NTH1 (YDR001C); ancestral locus Anc_3.205) — translation MDDPLSDVSKIAEGCPAVGTAPDVQKAKRDRHRRRMSSLSEFNDPFSNAEIYYGPATDPRKTAPPKQFNRTRTMSVFGNVSDFKKGFLKDHHLKRRGSEDDSYLSSKGNRKFFIEDVDKTLDELLTSEDTDRNYQITIEDTGPKVLKLGTANSGGYKHVNVRGTYMLSNLLQELTIAKSFGRHQVYLDEARINENPVSRLSRLITNQFWNSLTRRVDLNNIGEIAADTKIDTPEAKNPRIYVPHNCPEQYEFYIQASQMHPSMKLEVEYLPKDITPEYVKSLNRTPGLLALAMEEHVNPSTGEKSLVGYPYAVPGGRFNELYGWDSYMMALGLLESNKIDIARGMVEHFIFEIDHYGKILNANRSYYLCRSQPPFLTDMALVVFDRIGGAHNPNAISFLKRSFAAAIKEYKTVWTAEPRYDPESGLSCYHPDGIGIPPETEPEHFDTILLPYTRKYYTTFEEFRELYNDNDVKEPKLDEFFLHDRGVRESGHDTTYRFEGVCAYLGTIDLNSLLYRYEIDIANFIEKYCGNSYKDPNDGSVTTAQDWRKLSEVRKANINKYLWDEESGFFFDYNVKTKERTSYESATTFWALWAGLATEKQAKLMVERALPKLEMLGGIVACSERSRGQISINRPIRQWDYPFGWAPHQILAWKGLTDYGYENVARRLSYRWLYMMTKAFVDYNGIVVEKYDVTRGTDPHRVDAEYGNQGADFKGVAKEGFGWVNTSYLLGLKYMDNHARRALGACIPPMPFLKSLKPSEKEQYACGTIS, via the coding sequence ATGGATGACCCACTGAGCGATGTGTCGAAGATTGCAGAGGGGTGCCCTGCGGTGGGGACAGCGCCAGATGTCCAGAAGGCGAAGAGGGACAGGCACCGGAGGAGGATGTCGTCGCTGAGCGAGTTTAACGACCCGTTCTCGAACGCGGAGATATACTACGGGCCTGCGACTGACCCGAGGAAAACCGCGCCGCCGAAACAATTCAATAGAACACGGACCATGAGTGTCTTTGGGAACGTCTCGGATTTCAAAAAGgggtttttgaaggatcATCATTTGAAGAGACGCGGTTCTGAGGACGATTCGTATCTGAGCAGTAAGGGGAACAGGAAGTTTTTCATCGAGGATGTGGATAAGACACTGGATGAGTTGCTCACGAGTGAGGATACAGACAGGAATTACCAGATCACCATCGAGGACACAGGGCCCAAAGTGTTGAAACTGGGGACCGCTAACTCGGGCGGGTACAAGCACGTTAACGTGAGGGGCACGTACATGCTGTCCAATCTGCTGCAAGAACTGACTATTGCGAAATCGTTTGGGAGACACCAGGTTTATTTGGATGAGGCACGGATCAATGAAAACCCGGTAAGTAGACTGTCAAGGCTGATTACAAAccagttttggaacagcTTGACAAGAAGAGTCGACTTGAACAACATTGGTGAGATCGCAGCAGATACAAAGATCGATACTCCAGAGGCCAAGAACCCAAGAATCTACGTGCCTCACAACTGTCCAGAACAGTACGAGTTCTATATCCAGGCTTCGCAGATGCACCCATCCATGAAACTGGAAGTGGAGTATTTACCAAAGGATATCACTCCAGAGTACGTCAAATCTTTAAACAGAACACCAGGTTTACTCGCTTTGGCGATGGAGGAGCATGTGAACCCATCCACAGGTGAGAAATCGCTCGTTGGGTACCCCTATGCAGTTCCGGGGGGGAGATTCAACGAATTGTACGGTTGGGACTCCTATATGATGGCATTAGGACTCTTGGAGAGTAACAAGATTGACATCGCAAGGGGCATGGTAGAACACTTCATATTCGAGATCGACCACTACGGGAAGATCTTGAACGCTAACAGATCCTACTACCTGTGCAGATCGCAACCACCTTTCCTAACAGACATGGCCCTCGTCGTGTTCGACAGAATCGGCGGCGCACATAACCCTAACGCTATCAGCTTCTTGAAGAGATCCTTCGCCGCAGCGATCAAGGAGTACAAGACTGTGTGGACCGCGGAACCAAGGTACGACCCTGAATCTGGCCTGTCGTGCTACCACCCTGACGGGATCGGTATCCCACCAGAGACAGAGCCAGAACATTTCGATACCATTTTACTGCCCTATACAAGAAAGTACTACACAACTTTCGAAGAGTTCAGGGAACTGTACAACGACAATGATGTTAAAGAACCGAAATTGGACGAGTTTTTCCTGCATGACAGAGGCGTAAGAGAATCGGGCCACGATACAACTTATAGATTCGAAGGTGTCTGCGCGTATCTGGGGACCATCGACCTCAACTCGCTTCTTTACAGATACGAGATCGACATCGCGAATTTCATTGAGAAGTATTGCGGGAACAGTTACAAGGATCCAAACGATGGATCCGTGACAACGGCTCAGGACTGGAGGAAACTGTCCGAGGTGAGAAAGGCAAACATCAACAAGTACCTGTGGGATGAAGAATCcgggttcttcttcgattACAACGTGAAGACAAAGGAGAGAACATCGTACGAATCTGCAACAACTTTCTGGGCACTATGGGCTGGCCTTGCCACAGAAAAGCAGGCAAAACTCATGGTGGAGAGGGCTTTACCGAAATTGGAAATGCTTGGAGGGATCGTCGCGTGCTCGGAACGCTCTAGGGGGCAAATCTCAATCAATAGGCCCATCAGACAGTGGGATTACCCATTCGGTTGGGCGCCTCACCAAATTCTAGCATGGAAGGGGTTGACGGACTACGGGTATGAGAACGTCGCGAGAAGACTATCGTACAGATGGCTTTACATGATGACAAAGGCGTTTGTCGATTACAACGGTATCGTGGTCGAGAAGTACGACGTGACAAGAGGCACGGACCCACATCGTGTCGATGCGGAGTACGGGAATCAAGGTGCAGACTTCAAAGGTGTCGCAAAGGAAGGTTTTGGCTGGGTCAATACAAGTTACTTGCTCGGTTTGAAATACATGGACAATCATGCAAGAAGAGCCCTTGGTGCCTGTATCCCACCAATGCCATTCTTAAAGAGCTTGAAACCTAGTGAGAAGGAGCAATACGCATGTGGCACTATATCCTAG
- the KNAG0J01130 gene encoding Ty1/Copia family ribonuclease HI yields the protein MSFLSRFLKDPRKIHFAAAEKVLHYLYTTRGVKIVYRETSNNCLKIYSAASYADNSDMKSTFGYIVKYAGGAVSWGSKKIPCVVLSTAEAEYIAASESLKEVIWIDELLRYMGIRCSPHQLLVDNQSALKLLDHPINHSKTKHIRVKFHFFREHVAKGTVVPQYLNTEDQMADVNTKITTREQSKTNLESLTKCIFEAVSMTTFSLLLVLSLLTSATALIFLYFSVFIIDFLLRVILSGLLPSLNI from the coding sequence ATGTCATTTCTATCGAGATTCTTAAAGGATCCACGCAAGATTCACTTCGCGGCGGCTGAAAAAGTTTTGCATTATCTATACACGACTAGGGGGGTGAAGATTGTTTATCGTGAAACAAGCAACAACTGCCTAAAGATTTACAGCGCTGCATCTTATGCAGACAACTCGGACATGAAATCAACATTTGGGTATATCGTAAAGTATGCAGGGGGAGCTGTCTCGTGGGGCTCTAAAAAGATTCCATGTGTGGTCCTGTCCACTGCAGAAGCTGAATACATTGCAGCAAGCGAGAGTCTTAAAGAGGTCATCTGGATAGACGAACTATTAAGATACATGGGTATACGGTGTTCCCCACATCAACTGTTGGTGGATAATCAATCGGCATTGAAATTGTTGGATCATCCAATCAATCACTCTAAAACGAAACATATTAGAGTCAAGTTTCACTTTTTCCGTGAACACGTTGCAAAGGGCACGGTCGTCCCACAGTACCTCAACACGGAAGATCAGATGGCAGATGTAAACACTAAGATAACCACTCGCGAACAGTCCAAGACTAACCTGGAGTCATTAACCAAGTGTATCTTTGAGGCGGTATCAATGACTACCTTTTCATTGTTGTTAGTCCTGTCACTTCTAACGTCTGCCACTGCtctgatttttttgtatttttctgtttttatcattgattttttgttgagAGTCATTCTCAGTGGTCTTTTGCCTTCTCTGAATATCTAG
- the KNAG0J01140 gene encoding uncharacterized protein, whose amino-acid sequence MCAAYLVNRLPVMHKNGIIPFAKYHTDNTEVLSHKNLRTFGCAAYASAPKVNRDGKLAPTTISGVMVGYAENWKAYRIYHPQDNKTHESNQVSFDETVFPLWNPVASHNAYDSATSATKDIPHYVPSGGRDAATMSPVSFRPLDLNKGVTATGPEVKAPVTISKSMEATSDTKEVAMLDVQSNASEKRVLKPQQAPMGDYGGILREIQQTQQTQQALLESIMNGEVRLLAPDTAGGDFTV is encoded by the coding sequence ATGTGTGCGGCTTATCTGGTAAATCGCCTGCCTGTGATGCACAAGAATGGTATCATTCCTTTTGCAAAATACCACACGGATAACACTGAGGTTCTATCTCACAAGAACCTGCGTACATTTGGTTGTGCCGCGTATGCTAGCGCTCCTAAAGTCAATCGTGATGGGAAGCTAGCCCCGACAACCATATCAGGTGTGATGGTGGGATATGCTGAGAATTGGAAAGCATACAGAATATACCATCCACAGGACAATAAGACCCATGAATCCAACCAGGTGTCCTTTGATGAGACGGTATTTCCGTTATGGAATCCTGTGGCCAGTCATAATGCATACGACTCGGCTACAAGTGCTACCAAAGACATTCCCCATTATGTCCCTAGCGGTGGACGTGATGCAGCAACGATGTCTCCAGTATCGTTTCGTCCACTTGATTTGAATAAGGGTGTTACTGCAACCGGGCCAGAAGTGAAAGCCCCGGTCACCATTTCGAAATCAATGGAGGCTACTTCGGATACAAAAGAAGTAGCAATGTTGGATGTGCAGTCGAACGCATCAGAGAAACGGGTATTGAAACCGCAGCAAGCGCCGATGGGCGACTACGGTGGAATCTTGCGTGAGATTCAGCAGACTCAGCAGACTCAGCAGGCTCTTCTTGAGTCAATTATGAACGGGGAGGTACGTTTACTTGCCCCTGATACAGCGGGTGGAGACTTCACTGTCTAA
- the KNAG0J01150 gene encoding GAG-pre-integrase domain-containing protein (Ty like retrotransposon) gives MKGGGAVHGIGASLKIQGNGIVKLGKYTVNDTAYVPNLPCNLLSVSKMTQKTGKCVIFTESQAYIASVPAAVLNKAKAIGELDVKSGLYSFKEEAKRSYWAATADAHEMNAESTSIILTTARASQGELWHARLGHPGKLIYRKLEHDIKLPKYELPSYAQCSTCSLLKGVIKKGPSSDRVVTAPLQLIQADICASFR, from the coding sequence ATGAAAGGCGGCGGTGCTGTTCATGGGATCGGtgcctctttgaagattcaAGGGAACGGTATTGTGAAGCTTGGGAAGTACACCGTAAATGATACGGCGTATGTTCCTAACTTGCCTTGTAATTTGCTGTCAGTGTCAAAAATGACCCAGAAGACAGGCAAGTGTGTGATCTTCACTGAGTCCCAGGCATATATTGCCAGTGTACCGGCTGCTGTTTTAAACAAGGCAAAAGCCATTGGAGAATTAGACGTTAAAAGTGGACTGTACAGcttcaaagaggaagcaAAACGGTCCTACTGGGCTGCAACCGCGGATGCTCATGAGATGAATGCGGAAAGCACTTCTATCATCCTGACTACAGCAAGAGCTAGTCAAGGAGAGTTGTGGCATGCGAGACTTGGTCATCCCGGGAAACTCATTTATCGAAAGCTGGAACATGACATCAAGTTGCCGAAGTATGAGCTGCCATCATATGCTCAGTGTTCGACATGCTCGCTATTAAAAGGTGTGATTAAAAAGGGGCCTTCTTCGGATCGTGTCGTGACTGCCCCTCTTCAGTTGATCCAAGCTGATATATGTGCGAGCTTTCGGTAG
- the RER2 gene encoding ditrans,polycis-polyprenyl diphosphate synthase (similar to Saccharomyces cerevisiae RER2 (YBR002C); ancestral locus Anc_3.203), producing MVGSETATESSVEWWPMIGLKNLLSHTLKSSNCVPQHIGFIMDGNRRYARKTGQAVRAGHEAGFVSMSKILELCYESGVNTATVFAFSIENFKRSEHEVKALMELAKERIRQLTEHGELAHKYDIRIRVIGEISLLDEDLLEELLKTTEMTKNNKRAVLNICFPYTGREEILHSIKNIISEGIDSKSIDESVVESHLYTGGLPPLDLLIRTSGVSRLSDFMLWQSCRKSTVIEMVDCLWPEFGPARIAWILLKFAFKKSFSSNTTSLEDEDEDEEQLDEAKDGSNRFESSKSFENDFKYANKMEKFQ from the coding sequence ATGGTTGGCTCAGAGACTGCGACAGAGAGCTCTGTGGAGTGGTGGCCCATGATCGGTCTGAAAAATCTGCTTTCGCACACTTTGAAATCATCCAATTGTGTCCCGCAACATATCGGATTCATTATGGACGGTAATCGGAGATACGCGAGGAAAACGGGCCAGGCTGTGAGGGCGGGCCACGAGGCTGGGTTTGTCAGTATGAGTAAAATACTTGAACTTTGCTACGAGTCTGGTGTTAACACGGCAACCGTGTTTGCTTTCTCGattgaaaacttcaaaagaagcGAGCATGAGGTGAAAGCTTTGATGGAGTTGGCTAAGGAGAGGATCAGACAGCTGACGGAACATGGAGAACTGGCTCACAAGTACGATATAAGGATCAGAGTTATCGGAGAAATATCTCTGCTGGATGAAgatcttttggaagagcTTTTGAAGACCACGGAGATGAccaaaaataataaaaggGCAGTGCTTAACATCTGTTTCCCGTACACCGGGAGGGAAGAAATTCTTCATTCcatcaaaaatatcatcTCAGAGGGCATCGACAGTAAGTCTATCGACGAGAGTGTCGTAGAGTCCCATCTTTATACTGGTGGGCTGCCACCTTTAGATCTTCTGATACGAACGAGCGGTGTTTCCAGATTGAGCGACTTTATGCTATGGCAATCTTGCCGTAAAAGCACTGTCATCGAAATGGTCGATTGTTTATGGCCTGAATTCGGTCCTGCTAGAATAGCTTGGATCCTCTTAAAATTCgctttcaaaaaatcgttTTCTAGTAATACCACGTCCTTagaagatgaggatgaggatgaggagcaACTAGATGAAGCAAAAGATGGTAGTAACAGATTTGAAAGTAGTAAAAGTTTTGAGAACGATTTCAAATACGCAAACAAGAtggaaaaatttcaatGA
- the COQ1 gene encoding trans-hexaprenyltranstransferase (similar to Saccharomyces cerevisiae COQ1 (YBR003W); ancestral locus Anc_3.202), with amino-acid sequence MSRIRLLVRDGNRGSQRMKSSFTVALQTASKLVTPPLMLRNPLSLVSTEMNTLAKNIMTLIGSGHPTLNKMTGYYFETEGKRVRPLIVLLLSRALGQIPLEERDNVKIDYTDFPTNKIDPTTIREKILSGAPVANFSPLKVLHGITPLNPLTQGAVPLPEEVFDKERGILPKQRRLAEIVEMIHTASLLHDDVIDHAFTRRGKPSGNAAFTNKMAVLAGDFLLGRATVSISRLRNPEVVEIMSNSIANLVEGEFMQLHNTDNEDPRSQSQLHSLIQRVLPTPTKKLETQAHDYRVPTIDETTTTHEEKVNNALQYYTHKSYLKTGALISNSCRATAILSGARQPIVENCFQFGRNLGLCFQLVDDLLDFTVSSKELGKPSGEDLKLGIATAPVLLTWRKDPTLGPLIKRQFSEPGDVQRAFHAVKTHNGIEETRQLAEEYRNKALQNLREALPESDSRSALEFLTNAVLTRKK; translated from the coding sequence ATGTCTCGGATTAGGCTTCTCGTGCGGGACGGCAACAGAGGCAGCCAGCGGATGAAGTCCTCCTTCACGGTAGCTCTACAGACAGCAAGCAAGCTGGTTACGCCGCCGCTGATGCTCAGAAACCCGCTATCTCTCGTGTCGACAGAGATGAACACGCTGGCGAAAAACATAATGACGCTCATTGGATCCGGGCACccaactttgaacaagatgacCGGTTACTATTTTGAGACGGAGGGGAAAAGAGTTCGGCCCTTGATTGTATTACTACTATCTAGAGCGCTGGGTCAGATACCTTTAGAGGAAAGAGATAACGTCAAGATAGACTACACGGATTTCCCTACAAATAAAATCGACCCCACCACCATCAGAGAGAAAATTCTAAGTGGTGCACCCGTGGCCAATTTCTCCCCGCTCAAAGTGCTGCATGGAATAACGCCTTTGAACCCGTTGACACAAGGGGCTGTGCCCTTACCGGAGGAGGTGTTTGATAAGGAGAGAGGGATCTTACCAAAGCAGAGAAGGCTAGCGGAAATTGTCGAAATGATTCACACCGCGTCCCTTTTACACGATGATGTCATCGACCATGCCTTTACGCGCAGGGGTAAACCCAGTGGGAATGCAGCATTCACAAACAAGATGGCTGTGCTAGCGGGTGATTTTCTACTAGGGAGAGCGACTGTGTCAATCTCTAGGCTAAGAAATCCAGAAGTTGTCGAAATAATGTCGAACAGCATTGCAAACCTTGTAGAGGGAGAATTTATGCAGCTGCATAACACTGATAACGAAGACCCAAGGAGCCAGTCGCAATTGCATTCTTTGATCCAGAGGGTTCTACCTACCCCAACtaaaaaactggaaacacAGGCACATGATTACAGGGTCCCCACCATTGACGAAACCACCACAACTCACGAAGAAAAGGTAAACAACGCGTTGCAATATTACACGCACAAATCGTATCTAAAGACAGGCGCTTTGATATCAAATTCTTGCAGAGCCACTGCAATTTTATCTGGTGCTAGACAGCCAATAGTGGAGAACTGCTTCCAGTTTGGTAGAAACTTGGGATTGTGCTTCCAGCTGGTCGATGATTTGCTCGATTTCACAGTATCCTCCAAGGAATTGGGGAAACCGAGCGGAGAAGACTTGAAGTTAGGAATTGCAACAGCCCCCGTGCTGCTTACTTGGAGAAAGGATCCTACATTGGGCCCATTGATCAAGAGGCAGTTCTCGGAGCCCGGTGACGTGCAAAGGGCGTTTCACGCAGTGAAAACGCACAACGGGATCGAGGAGACCAGACAACTCGCTGAGGAGTACAGGAACAAAGCTTTACAAAACTTGAGGGAAGCATTGCCCGAATCCGACTCGAGGTCTGCATTGGAATTCCTGACAAATGCCGTTTTGACGAGGAAGAAATGA
- the KNAG0J01190 gene encoding resistance to Congo red protein — protein sequence MLITPTISYLLPRSSSDSSFLQGDDDPFNSSSWQWGRWVLFVIFLFAMIVLVFFTLTTNRRRRQMGRAPIRGTAWMTPPSYRQSERQYQGNSQGYVVDYVPEYSAETNENDLGYYDERGEFHPNGKTEYISPPPLEGSPDTSGAGTASPGVPLQRPDPAMLRQSMNNSDIELDFTRPTFTAQNFHEPAREETRYLETRDIDSPNVMEGSSRASSRSSQVQKDTVHVTEKVG from the coding sequence ATGCTAATAACCCCAACTATCTCATACTTATTGCCGAGGTCGTCTTCGGACTCATCTTTCCTCCAAGGTGACGACGATCCGTTCaactcttcttcttggcaaTGGGGCAGATGGGTCTTATTTGTGATTTTCCTATTTGCTATGATAGTTCTGGTCTTCTTTACTCTAACCACTAACAGAAGGAGAAGACAGATGGGCCGGGCGCCGATCCGAGGAACAGCGTGGATGACACCACCGTCTTACCGCCAGTCGGAAAGGCAGTACCAGGGGAACTCCCAAGGTTACGTGGTGGACTATGTACCGGAATACAGCGCAGAGACCAATGAAAACGATTTAGGATACTATGATGAAAGAGGCGAGTTCCACCCTAATGGCAAAACTGAATATATTTCCCCACCACCTTTGGAAGGCTCTCCAGACACATCAGGTGCTGGAACTGCGTCCCCGGGTGTACCTCTGCAACGGCCGGATCCTGCAATGTTGAGACAGAGCATGAACAACTCTGATATTGAATTGGATTTCACAAGACCGACTTTCACAGCACAGAACTTCCATGAACCTGCGAGAGAGGAGACGAGATACTTGGAAACCCGAGATATCGATTCACCAAATGTAATGGAAGGTTCATCTCGTGCGTCTTCTAGGTCGAGTCAGGTCCAAAAAGACACAGTTCATGTTACAGAAAAGGTTGGTTAA